The following proteins are encoded in a genomic region of Rattus rattus isolate New Zealand chromosome 2, Rrattus_CSIRO_v1, whole genome shotgun sequence:
- the Rassf10 gene encoding ras association domain-containing protein 10 translates to MDPSEKKISVWICQEEKLVSGLSRRTTCSDVVRVLLEDGCRRRCRQRRGQRRGLTEDPSGQLGLPEPPDENDEDDDDAMPQGMLCGPPQCYCIVEKWRGFERILPNKTRILRLWTAWGDEQENVRFVLVRSEASLPNAGPRSAEARVVLSRERPCLARGAPARPSLALTQEKQRRVVRKAFRKLAKLNRRRQQQPSSPCSSTSSSTASSCSSSPRTQESASVERMETLVHLVLSQDHTIRQQVQRLRELDREIDRYEAKVHLDRMRRHGVNYVQDTYLVGADLDLDGPTPEEEPEDATLEEKTEAAAPLDGEAQAAALEELARRCDDLVRLQEERAQQEELLERLSAEIQEELNQRWMQRRNEELAAREESPEPDGGPDGELLLEQERVRTQLSTSLYIGLRLSTDLEAVKADLDYSQQQRDIKERELQGLLQSLRTFEQTVVRDGTLGSGEPSREPQSQTCTEMWVDQARGLAKSCPGNDEDSDTGLSSMHSQDSDSVPPVCESLV, encoded by the coding sequence ATGGATCCTTCGGAGAAGAAGATATCGGTGTGGATCTGCCAGGAGGAGAAGCTGGTGTCCGGTCTCTCCCGCCGCACCACCTGCTCGGACGTGGTGCGGGTGCTTTTGGAGGACGGCTGCCGGCGGCGCTGCAGGCAGCGGCGGGGCCAGCGACGGGGGTTGACGGAGGACCCTTCGGGCCAGTTGGGGCTGCCTGAACCCCCGGACGAAAACGACGAGGACGACGACGACGCGATGCCCCAGGGCATGCTATGTGGACCCCCGCAGTGCTATTGCATCGTGGAGAAGTGGCGCGGCTTTGAGCGCATCCTGCCCAACAAGACGCGGATCTTGCGCCTCTGGACTGCTTGGGGCGACGAGCAGGAGAATGTACGCTTCGTGCTGGTGCGCAGCGAGGCGTCGTTGCCTAACGCCGGCCCGCGAAGCGCGGAGGCGCGGGTAGTGCTCAGCCGAGAACGCCCCTGCTTGGCCCGGGGAGCCCCAGCGcggcccagcctggccttgaccCAGGAGAAGCAGCGGCGGGTGGTACGCAAGGCCTTCCGCAAGCTGGCCAAGCTCAACCGGAGGCGCCAGCAGCAGCCGTCGTCGCCTTGTTCGTCCACGTCGTCGTCCACCGCCTCGTCCTGCTCGTCGTCTCCTCGGACCCAGGAGAGCGCGTCGGTAGAGCGCATGGAGACGCTGGTGCATCTGGTGCTGTCGCAGGACCACACGATCCGCCAGCAGGTGCAGCGGCTCCGGGAGCTGGACCGCGAGATAGACCGCTACGAGGCCAAGGTGCACCTAGACCGCATGCGGAGGCACGGAGTCAACTACGTGCAGGATACCTATCTAGTGGGGGCCGACCTTGACCTGGACGGGCCAACTCCTGAAGAGGAACCGGAGGACGCGACGCtggaggagaagacagaggcGGCGGCACCCCTGGACGGCGAGGCGCAAGCTGCAGCGTTGGAGGAGCTGGCCCGGCGATGTGACGACCTGGTGCGGCTGCAGGAGGAGCGCGCCCAGCAGGAGGAGTTGCTGGAGCGCCTGTCCGCCGAGATCCAGGAGGAACTGAACCAGCGCTGGATGCAGAGGCGCAATGAGGAGCTGGCGGCTCGAGAGGAGTCACCGGAGCCCGATGGCGGGCCGGATGGCGAGCTGCTGCTAGAGCAGGAGCGGGTCAGGACGCAGCTCAGCACCAGCCTTTACATCGGGCTGAGGCTCAGCACGGACCTAGAGGCCGTCAAGGCGGACTTGGATTACAGCCAACAACAGAGGGACATTAAGGAGCGCGAGCTTCAAGGCCTTCTTCAGAGTTTGCGTACTTTTGAGCAGACGGTGGTGCGTGATGGGACTCTGGGTTCAGGTGAACCCTCACGCGAACCTCAGTCTCAGACTTGTACAGAAATGTGGGTAGACCAGGCTCGCGGACTGGCTAAGAGTTGCCCCGGCAACGATGAGGACTCAGATACTGGACTGAGCTCCATGCACAGCCAAGACTCAGACTCGGTACCCCCTGTGTGTGAATCCCTTGTGTAG